A stretch of Henckelia pumila isolate YLH828 chromosome 4, ASM3356847v2, whole genome shotgun sequence DNA encodes these proteins:
- the LOC140861353 gene encoding uncharacterized protein, which yields MRFGKKGKLSRRYIGQFKILEKVGARAYHVALPPNLECVHNVFHISLLRKYVANPSHVIRHEPVEWTPDLSYEDIHVQIMDNQVRRYRNRELKMVKVLWSNQMVEEATWETKHEMCGRYPELFGNEAIDDCIDEYGVGLEEEQTVGPMGDAFALRL from the exons atgaggtttggtaAGAAGGGAAAGCTGAGTCGAAGGTACATAGGACAATTCAAGATCCTAGAGAAAGTTGGAGCTCGAGCTTATCATGTAGCGTTGCCTCCAAACTTGGAATGTGTACACAACGTTTTTCATATCTCCTTGCTGAGGAAGTACGTTGCGAATCCTTCCCATGTGATTCGCCATGAGCCAGTGGAATGGACACCTGACTTGTCCTACGAGGATATACATGTTCAAATAATGGACAATCAAGTTCGTAGGTATAGAAATAGAGAGTTAAAGATGGTGAAGGTTTTGTGGAGTAACCAAATGGTTGAGGAAGCTACGTGGGAAACTAAGCATGAAATGTGTGGTCgctatcctgagttgtttg gtaatgaagCTATTGATGACTGTATTGATGAGTATGGAGTCGGGCTTGAAGAGGAACAAACAGTCGGTCCGATGGGAGATGCATTTGCTCTACGTTTATGA